The Allocatelliglobosispora scoriae genome contains a region encoding:
- a CDS encoding ArsR/SmtB family transcription factor produces MSNQSPAEAVFDALGDQTRRLIVERLRHGPLPVGELASALPVGRPAVSKHLRVLEGAGLVEHRSVGTRNLYALAPEGFTALQQWLVQTWDEALGAYAARVTARVEESS; encoded by the coding sequence ATGAGCAACCAATCACCCGCCGAAGCCGTGTTCGACGCGTTGGGCGACCAGACCAGGCGCCTCATCGTCGAGCGGCTCCGCCACGGACCGCTCCCGGTCGGCGAGCTCGCCTCCGCGCTGCCCGTCGGCCGGCCCGCCGTCAGCAAGCACCTGCGGGTGCTGGAGGGCGCCGGGCTCGTCGAGCACCGCAGCGTCGGCACCCGCAACCTCTACGCGCTGGCGCCCGAGGGCTTCACCGCACTGCAGCAGTGGCTGGTGCAGACGTGGGACGAGGCGCTGGGCGCCTACGCGGCGAGGGTGACCGCACGTGTGGAGGAGTCGTCATGA
- a CDS encoding ATP-dependent DNA ligase: MRLPILPPVSPMLAKPLKKLPEGNLSFEPKWDGFRSIIFRDGDEVEIGSRNEKPMTRYFPELVTAFQANLPERCVIDGEIILIEPGGDRLNFDMLQQRIHPAASRVKLLAGETPASFVAFDLLALGDDDFTGRPFAERRAALEEALAASKAPVFLTPTTLDNALAQQWFDQFEGAGLDGVIAKPLDGLYEPDKRTMFKIKHERTADCVVAGYRVHKSGPDVIGSLLLGLYNDQGVLVSVGVIGAFSAARRKELFEELQPLVTTFDEHPWAWANQLEGNRTPRNSEGSRWSVGKDLSFTPLRPERVVEVRYEHMEGERFRHTAQFNRWREDRDPRSCTYEQLEEVVRFDLADVLTAR; the protein is encoded by the coding sequence ATGCGCCTGCCGATCCTGCCGCCGGTCTCACCGATGCTGGCCAAGCCGCTCAAGAAGCTGCCCGAGGGCAACCTGTCCTTCGAACCCAAGTGGGACGGCTTCCGATCGATCATCTTCCGCGACGGCGACGAGGTCGAGATCGGCAGCCGCAACGAGAAGCCGATGACGCGCTACTTCCCGGAGCTGGTCACGGCGTTCCAGGCCAACCTGCCGGAGCGGTGCGTCATCGACGGCGAGATCATCCTGATCGAGCCCGGCGGCGACCGGCTCAACTTCGACATGCTCCAGCAGCGCATCCACCCCGCCGCGAGCCGGGTGAAGCTGCTCGCGGGCGAGACACCGGCCAGCTTCGTCGCCTTCGACCTGCTGGCGCTGGGCGACGACGACTTCACCGGCCGCCCCTTCGCCGAGCGCCGTGCGGCGCTGGAGGAGGCGCTCGCGGCGTCGAAGGCGCCGGTCTTCCTCACGCCCACCACGCTCGACAACGCGCTCGCGCAGCAATGGTTCGACCAGTTCGAGGGCGCGGGCCTCGACGGCGTGATCGCGAAGCCGCTGGACGGGCTCTACGAGCCGGACAAGCGCACCATGTTCAAGATCAAGCACGAGCGCACCGCGGACTGTGTCGTGGCCGGTTACCGCGTGCACAAGTCGGGGCCCGACGTGATCGGATCGCTGCTGCTCGGCCTCTACAACGACCAGGGGGTGCTCGTCAGCGTCGGGGTGATCGGCGCCTTCTCCGCCGCCCGGCGCAAGGAGCTCTTCGAGGAGCTGCAGCCGCTCGTGACCACTTTCGACGAGCACCCGTGGGCGTGGGCCAACCAGTTGGAGGGCAACCGCACCCCGCGCAACTCCGAGGGCAGCCGCTGGTCGGTCGGGAAGGACCTCTCCTTCACCCCGCTGCGCCCGGAGCGCGTCGTCGAGGTGCGCTACGAGCACATGGAGGGCGAGCGCTTCCGCCACACCGCCCAGTTCAACCGCTGGCGCGAGGACCGCGACCCCCGGTCGTGCACCTACGAGCAGCTCGAAGAGGTGGTCCGGTTCGATCTGGCCGACGTGCTGACCGCACGATAG
- a CDS encoding SRPBCC domain-containing protein, with translation MKPLPPVRRQVVVPSGPELAFAVFTEEIGAWWPLGENHSVFGAGGTVAFRDGAVVETGPDGDESVWGSVLEWAPPQRLLITWHPGRGPDDATEVEVTFAAVGEHQTLVTLEHRGWERLADPMARRSGYEQGWPLVFGAYAELAAKPGPADVDGEVWFALLHTPGPAVWPSAEVFAHPDFAGHPAFLLRLREHGVLVAAGPLDGVGEGMAVIRVPAAAAAEFTALVQSADTAVTAGVLQVRVRPWAVRLTG, from the coding sequence ATGAAGCCACTGCCACCGGTTCGCCGCCAGGTCGTCGTGCCATCGGGGCCGGAGCTCGCGTTCGCCGTCTTCACCGAGGAGATCGGGGCCTGGTGGCCGCTCGGCGAGAACCACAGCGTCTTCGGCGCGGGCGGCACGGTCGCCTTCCGCGACGGCGCCGTGGTCGAGACCGGGCCGGACGGCGACGAGTCCGTCTGGGGCTCCGTGCTGGAGTGGGCGCCACCGCAGCGCCTGCTGATCACCTGGCACCCCGGCCGCGGGCCCGACGACGCGACCGAGGTCGAGGTGACCTTCGCCGCCGTCGGCGAGCACCAGACGCTGGTCACCCTGGAGCACCGGGGCTGGGAGCGGCTCGCCGACCCGATGGCGCGCCGCAGCGGCTATGAGCAGGGCTGGCCGCTCGTCTTCGGTGCCTACGCCGAGCTCGCCGCGAAGCCCGGTCCGGCCGATGTGGACGGTGAGGTCTGGTTCGCCCTGCTGCACACGCCCGGTCCGGCCGTCTGGCCGTCGGCCGAGGTCTTCGCTCATCCGGACTTCGCCGGACATCCGGCGTTCCTGCTGCGACTGCGCGAGCACGGAGTGCTGGTCGCCGCTGGTCCCCTCGACGGCGTGGGCGAGGGGATGGCGGTCATCCGGGTGCCGGCCGCCGCGGCGGCGGAGTTCACGGCGCTCGTCCAGTCGGCGGACACCGCCGTGACGGCCGGGGTGCTCCAGGTCCGGGTGCGGCCCTGGGCCGTCCGCCTCACCGGCTGA
- a CDS encoding methylenetetrahydrofolate reductase, which yields MTSFDLVCEIEPPTRPDLRHVRHQIGVLAPVAHSFLIPDNHIGRATVSSIAVAHEVAAMGGRSIACLNSRDRNLLGFRRDLMTAAAYGVEEFLFVYGDKPTVGDRTSELTVRAMIEETRQLADDPAFAGCPPFRIGVASGLRKVPSFKKTADFMFAQMSFSVEALLRWRDSVSLDMPVYAGVMVLASPGMARRLAATIPDIEFPDALIERVAADPRAGVDAAFEQIEALRESGAFHGVHLVPVSRYREMALRLEGR from the coding sequence GTGACGTCCTTTGACCTCGTCTGCGAGATCGAGCCGCCGACCCGTCCGGACCTGCGGCACGTCCGGCACCAGATCGGCGTTCTCGCTCCGGTGGCGCACTCGTTCCTCATCCCTGACAACCACATCGGCCGGGCCACGGTCTCCAGCATCGCCGTGGCACACGAGGTCGCGGCGATGGGCGGGCGCAGCATCGCCTGCCTCAACTCACGCGACCGCAACCTGCTCGGCTTCCGCCGCGACCTGATGACGGCCGCCGCCTACGGCGTCGAGGAGTTCCTCTTCGTCTATGGCGACAAGCCGACGGTCGGCGACCGCACCAGCGAGCTCACGGTCCGCGCGATGATCGAGGAGACCCGGCAGCTCGCCGACGATCCGGCTTTCGCGGGGTGCCCGCCGTTCCGGATCGGCGTCGCGTCGGGGCTGCGCAAGGTGCCCAGCTTCAAGAAGACGGCCGACTTCATGTTCGCCCAGATGAGCTTCTCGGTGGAGGCGCTGCTGCGCTGGCGGGACTCGGTCTCGCTGGACATGCCCGTCTATGCCGGGGTGATGGTGCTGGCGAGTCCGGGGATGGCCCGGCGGCTCGCCGCGACCATCCCCGACATCGAGTTCCCCGACGCTCTGATCGAGCGGGTCGCCGCCGATCCTCGGGCCGGGGTCGACGCCGCGTTCGAGCAGATCGAGGCGCTGCGGGAGAGTGGCGCCTTCCACGGCGTCCACCTTGTGCCGGTCTCCCGCTATCGTGAGATGGCGCTCCGGCTAGAAGGCCGCTGA
- a CDS encoding branched-chain amino acid ABC transporter permease, whose amino-acid sequence MRQWFQGLPKLARWGIGAVGVLAAFLLPYVGSIPLIGPQIETQGVDWPSALFNMSYFVLLALGLNVVVGYAGLLDLGYVGFFAIGAYTVAVLCSPDSELGTMWPWLAAVPIAIVMTMLSGLILGWPTLRLRGDYLAIVTLGFAEIIRIVADSSEFLRGDRGFGGIPHPPGRLPDGAAIFGVRDATPYFWLGLCVILLVIVIVRNLDRSRVGRSWVAVREDEEAAEIMGVRTIKFKLWAFATGAAVAGLGGVLFAGIQGFMNSSTFILQFSILILAGVVMGGAGNIAGAILGGAIIAYIPDRLRGVEIAGTDAFEYRFLIFGLAIILIMIFRPQGIIPSRRRAMEFKDRAGEVAPQ is encoded by the coding sequence ATCCGGCAGTGGTTCCAGGGCCTGCCGAAGCTCGCCCGCTGGGGCATCGGCGCGGTGGGCGTCCTCGCGGCGTTCCTGCTGCCCTATGTCGGGTCGATCCCGCTGATCGGGCCGCAGATCGAGACCCAGGGCGTGGACTGGCCGAGCGCCCTGTTCAACATGTCGTACTTCGTGCTGCTGGCGCTCGGCCTCAACGTCGTCGTCGGCTACGCAGGCCTGCTGGACCTGGGGTATGTCGGCTTCTTCGCCATCGGCGCATACACCGTCGCCGTCCTCTGCTCCCCCGACAGCGAGCTCGGCACGATGTGGCCGTGGCTCGCCGCCGTGCCGATCGCCATCGTCATGACGATGCTCTCCGGCCTGATCCTCGGCTGGCCGACCCTGCGGCTGCGCGGCGACTACCTGGCGATCGTGACGCTGGGCTTCGCCGAGATCATCCGCATCGTCGCCGACAGCTCCGAATTCCTCCGCGGCGACCGGGGCTTCGGCGGCATCCCGCACCCGCCGGGCAGGCTGCCCGACGGTGCGGCGATCTTCGGCGTCCGCGACGCCACGCCCTATTTCTGGCTCGGCCTCTGCGTGATCCTGCTGGTCATCGTCATCGTCCGCAACCTCGACCGCAGCCGGGTCGGCCGGTCCTGGGTCGCGGTCCGCGAGGACGAGGAGGCCGCGGAGATCATGGGGGTACGCACGATCAAGTTCAAGCTGTGGGCCTTCGCCACCGGTGCGGCCGTCGCGGGGCTGGGCGGCGTACTCTTCGCCGGCATCCAGGGCTTCATGAACTCGTCGACCTTCATCCTCCAGTTCTCGATCCTGATCCTCGCCGGTGTCGTGATGGGCGGCGCGGGCAACATCGCCGGCGCGATCCTCGGCGGCGCGATCATCGCCTACATCCCCGACCGGCTGCGCGGCGTCGAGATCGCCGGGACCGATGCCTTCGAGTACCGGTTCCTCATCTTCGGCCTCGCGATCATCCTGATCATGATCTTCCGGCCGCAGGGCATCATCCCGAGCCGCCGCCGCGCCATGGAGTTCAAGGACCGGGCCGGAGAGGTGGCACCGCAGTGA
- a CDS encoding branched-chain amino acid ABC transporter permease, with protein sequence MNFSDLIRDFGPLTITGLAQGAIIALFALGYTLVYGVLRLINFAHSEVFMVGTFACLVVWGWFGLDQNSATPATGAVIGLLVLGLIGAMVVSGVMALIVEVAAYRPLRRRNAPPLAFLITAIGASVVISEAVGIKTDRNIRGVPPLIQPSTVFQIGNMKVTNLQILIIVLALVMMFVLDRFINGTRLGRGVRAVAQNPDSAALMGVNKTRVISLVFLLGGVMAGVASVMYVLKIGDTRYDAGFLLGIEAFTAAVLGGIGNLRGALIGGFILGVAENYGAGLFGTQWKNVVAFVLLIAILMFRPTGLLGESLGRARA encoded by the coding sequence GTGAACTTCTCCGACCTGATCCGCGACTTCGGCCCACTCACCATCACCGGGCTCGCGCAAGGCGCGATCATCGCCCTGTTCGCCCTCGGTTACACCCTCGTCTACGGCGTGCTGCGGCTCATCAACTTCGCCCACTCCGAGGTCTTCATGGTGGGGACCTTCGCCTGCCTCGTCGTCTGGGGCTGGTTCGGCCTCGACCAGAACTCCGCCACCCCGGCCACCGGCGCCGTCATCGGCCTGCTCGTGCTGGGCCTGATCGGCGCCATGGTCGTCTCCGGGGTGATGGCGCTCATCGTCGAGGTCGCCGCCTACCGGCCGCTGCGCCGCCGCAACGCACCGCCGCTCGCCTTCCTCATCACCGCCATCGGCGCCTCGGTCGTCATCTCCGAGGCCGTCGGCATCAAGACCGACCGCAACATCCGCGGGGTACCGCCGCTGATCCAGCCGTCGACGGTCTTCCAGATCGGCAACATGAAGGTCACCAACCTGCAGATCCTCATCATCGTGCTGGCGCTGGTGATGATGTTCGTGCTCGACCGCTTCATCAACGGCACCCGGCTGGGCCGGGGCGTCCGCGCGGTCGCCCAGAACCCCGACAGCGCGGCGCTGATGGGCGTCAACAAGACCCGGGTGATCTCCCTCGTCTTCCTGCTCGGCGGCGTGATGGCCGGTGTCGCCTCCGTCATGTACGTCCTGAAGATCGGCGACACCCGCTACGACGCGGGCTTCCTGCTCGGCATCGAGGCCTTCACCGCGGCCGTGCTCGGCGGCATCGGCAACCTGCGCGGCGCGCTGATCGGCGGCTTCATCCTCGGTGTCGCCGAGAATTACGGCGCCGGGCTCTTCGGCACCCAGTGGAAGAACGTGGTCGCCTTCGTGCTGCTCATCGCGATCCTGATGTTCCGCCCCACCGGTCTGCTCGGCGAGTCGCTGGGACGGGCCCGCGCATGA
- a CDS encoding ABC transporter ATP-binding protein has protein sequence MPTSNGSSGPDAAVRHPHPGALLEVDDVTLRFGGLVALDKVNFSIYPGEIFGLIGPNGAGKTTCFNVMTGVYRPTSGEIRFEGQPLTGKKKHEITRLGIARTFQNIRLFPEMTALENVMVGADARHLTSVPGALFRLPRHRREEREGREKSMELLRTVGIEKRAGEVSRSLPYGDQRRLEIARALATDPKLLCLDEPAAGFNPAEKERLLTLIRGIRDSGVTILLVEHDMRLVMGVVDRLVVLEFGRKIADGQPAKVRTDPRVIAAYLGEPTDAA, from the coding sequence ATCCCGACCTCGAACGGGTCGTCCGGTCCGGATGCGGCGGTCCGGCATCCGCACCCGGGCGCGCTGCTGGAGGTCGACGACGTCACCCTGCGCTTCGGCGGCCTGGTGGCACTCGACAAGGTCAACTTCTCGATCTACCCCGGTGAGATCTTCGGTCTCATCGGGCCCAACGGCGCGGGCAAGACGACCTGCTTCAACGTGATGACCGGCGTCTACCGCCCGACCAGCGGCGAGATCAGGTTCGAGGGGCAGCCGCTCACCGGGAAGAAGAAGCACGAGATCACCCGGCTCGGCATCGCGCGTACCTTCCAGAACATCCGGCTCTTCCCCGAGATGACCGCGCTGGAGAACGTCATGGTCGGCGCCGACGCCCGGCACCTCACCAGCGTGCCCGGCGCGCTCTTCCGGCTGCCCCGGCACCGCCGCGAGGAGCGCGAGGGCCGGGAGAAGTCGATGGAGCTGCTGCGCACCGTCGGCATCGAGAAGCGGGCCGGGGAGGTGTCGCGCAGCCTGCCCTACGGCGACCAGCGCCGGTTGGAGATCGCCCGGGCGCTCGCCACCGACCCGAAGCTGCTCTGCCTCGACGAGCCGGCGGCCGGTTTCAACCCGGCGGAGAAGGAGCGGCTGCTCACGCTGATCCGCGGGATCCGCGACAGCGGCGTGACGATCCTGCTGGTCGAGCACGACATGCGCCTCGTCATGGGGGTCGTGGACCGGCTCGTGGTGCTGGAGTTCGGCCGCAAGATCGCCGATGGGCAGCCGGCCAAGGTACGCACGGATCCGCGGGTCATCGCCGCTTACCTGGGAGAGCCGACCGATGCTGCTTGA
- a CDS encoding DUF4193 domain-containing protein, producing MSTIDYDTPRQAAVEEDSLEELQTRRTTAQSAAADLDGPDPSDVLDLPGADLSDEELTVAVVPMQADEFRCSSCFLVHHRSQLARQRNGEPICTECS from the coding sequence ATGAGCACTATCGACTACGACACACCACGTCAGGCAGCGGTCGAGGAAGACAGTCTCGAAGAGCTGCAGACACGGCGTACGACGGCGCAGAGCGCAGCGGCCGACCTGGACGGGCCGGACCCGTCCGACGTCCTCGATCTGCCCGGCGCGGACCTCTCCGACGAGGAGCTCACGGTCGCGGTCGTGCCGATGCAGGCCGACGAGTTCCGCTGCTCGAGCTGCTTCCTCGTGCACCACCGCAGCCAGCTCGCCCGGCAGCGCAACGGCGAGCCGATCTGCACCGAATGCTCGTAA
- a CDS encoding YciI family protein, whose amino-acid sequence MLLIYNNQADLAGLPAAELDAFMAEVDVVMAELTESGELIGGEALADPVQTKTVRVRNGVPAVTDGPFIETKEQFAGYLMIETDRPERAVEIAARWPDASRWAMEVRPVMAAGGLEM is encoded by the coding sequence ATGCTGCTGATCTACAACAACCAGGCGGACCTGGCCGGACTGCCCGCTGCCGAGCTCGACGCGTTCATGGCGGAGGTCGACGTCGTCATGGCCGAGCTGACCGAGTCGGGCGAGCTCATCGGTGGCGAAGCGCTCGCGGACCCGGTCCAGACCAAGACCGTCCGGGTACGCAACGGAGTCCCCGCCGTCACCGACGGGCCCTTCATCGAGACGAAGGAGCAGTTCGCCGGGTACCTGATGATCGAGACGGATCGCCCCGAGCGTGCCGTGGAGATCGCGGCACGCTGGCCGGACGCGTCCCGCTGGGCGATGGAGGTGCGCCCCGTCATGGCGGCGGGCGGACTGGAGATGTAG
- a CDS encoding ABC transporter ATP-binding protein encodes MLLEISDITLLYGRIQALHGISLHVDEGEIVAMIGANGAGKSTTMRAVSGLRPVASGSIKFNGEDITRLRADLRVVRGICQSPEGRGLFPGMSVQENLDMGAYTRRDAAGIRTDQDRVFELFPRLAERRKQIGGTLSGGEQQMLAVGRALMSRPKLLLLDEPSMGLAPMLIQQIFNIITEINQQGMTILLVEQNAQQALSRAHRGYVLETGRIVKTGTGADLLHDPVVKEAYLGVA; translated from the coding sequence ATGCTGCTTGAGATCTCCGACATCACCCTGCTCTACGGCCGGATCCAGGCGCTGCACGGGATCAGCCTGCACGTCGACGAGGGCGAGATCGTCGCGATGATCGGTGCCAACGGCGCCGGGAAGTCGACCACGATGCGGGCCGTCTCGGGGCTCCGGCCGGTGGCGAGCGGGTCGATCAAGTTCAACGGCGAGGACATCACCCGTCTACGGGCCGACCTGCGGGTGGTTCGCGGCATCTGCCAGTCGCCCGAGGGCCGGGGGCTCTTCCCGGGCATGTCGGTGCAGGAGAACCTGGACATGGGGGCCTATACCCGACGGGATGCGGCCGGGATCCGTACCGATCAGGATCGCGTCTTTGAGCTCTTCCCCCGGCTGGCCGAGCGCCGCAAGCAGATCGGCGGCACCCTCTCGGGCGGCGAGCAGCAGATGCTGGCGGTCGGCCGGGCCCTGATGAGCCGCCCCAAGCTGCTGCTCCTGGACGAGCCGAGCATGGGGCTGGCCCCGATGCTGATCCAGCAGATCTTCAACATCATCACCGAGATCAACCAGCAGGGCATGACCATCCTCCTGGTGGAGCAGAACGCCCAGCAGGCCCTGAGCAGGGCGCACCGGGGTTACGTCCTGGAGACCGGCCGCATCGTCAAGACGGGAACGGGCGCCGACCTCCTCCACGACCCGGTGGTCAAGGAGGCCTACCTCGGCGTCGCGTAA
- a CDS encoding ArsR/SmtB family transcription factor yields MSDDDLVFKALADPTRRFLLDRLFAKDGATLTELESSLEMTRFGVMKHLKVLEEAGLVVTRRSGREKLHFLNAVPIRQIHDRWIDKYTERQVTALIELKKELEEQP; encoded by the coding sequence GTGAGCGACGACGACCTCGTATTCAAGGCGTTGGCCGATCCGACCAGGCGATTCCTGCTGGACCGGCTCTTCGCCAAGGACGGTGCCACGTTGACGGAGCTGGAGTCCTCGCTCGAGATGACCCGGTTCGGGGTCATGAAGCACCTGAAGGTGCTGGAGGAGGCCGGGCTCGTCGTCACCAGGCGGTCGGGCCGCGAGAAGTTGCACTTCCTCAACGCGGTGCCGATCCGTCAGATCCATGACCGATGGATCGACAAATACACCGAACGCCAGGTCACCGCGCTGATAGAACTCAAGAAGGAACTGGAGGAACAGCCATGA
- a CDS encoding D-Ala-D-Ala carboxypeptidase family metallohydrolase, whose product MRRRLSTLLVTIALALAGAVTIAEPAHADGCYTWGRSLAQGTSGEDVRQLQIRVSGYPGYASEIGLDGVFGPATKSAVIRFQQAYGLSADGIAGPQTFNQIYALQDNDCTPINFSYAELNNCNSTWAGGAVSAAQAKANALVTMWKLQALRKALGGPGIVVSSGFRSTACNNAVGGASNSRHLYGDAADLAGTPSYCTLAKEARYHGFREILGPGYPDHSDHAHVADRAGQFWSASACGI is encoded by the coding sequence ATGCGGAGAAGACTCTCCACCCTGCTCGTGACGATCGCACTGGCGCTGGCCGGCGCAGTGACGATCGCCGAACCCGCCCACGCCGACGGCTGCTACACCTGGGGCCGCTCGCTCGCACAGGGCACCAGCGGCGAGGATGTGCGCCAGCTGCAGATCCGCGTCTCCGGCTACCCCGGTTACGCCAGCGAGATCGGCCTCGACGGCGTCTTCGGACCGGCGACGAAGTCAGCCGTGATCCGTTTCCAGCAGGCCTACGGGCTGTCGGCGGACGGCATCGCCGGACCACAGACCTTCAACCAGATCTACGCGCTGCAGGACAACGACTGCACGCCGATCAACTTCAGCTACGCCGAGCTCAACAACTGCAACTCGACCTGGGCCGGTGGCGCCGTCTCGGCGGCGCAGGCGAAGGCGAACGCCCTGGTCACGATGTGGAAGCTCCAGGCGCTGCGCAAGGCGCTCGGCGGCCCCGGGATCGTGGTCAGCAGCGGCTTCCGCAGCACCGCCTGCAACAACGCGGTCGGCGGCGCCTCCAACAGCCGACACCTCTACGGCGACGCCGCGGACCTGGCCGGTACGCCGTCCTACTGCACGCTCGCCAAGGAGGCCCGCTACCACGGGTTCCGGGAGATCCTCGGCCCCGGCTACCCCGACCACAGCGACCACGCCCACGTGGCCGACCGGGCCGGCCAGTTCTGGTCGGCGAGCGCCTGCGGCATCTGA
- a CDS encoding branched-chain amino acid ABC transporter substrate-binding protein — MFTINSGHRAGKLLRAVGGTAVAALFITGLAGCNSDSGSDDAAGGGNCGFEIAFFGALTGSAAGLGVNIEQGAELAVDQYNTKNGKDCVTLKKFDSQGSPDVAPGLARQLVTDKKILGIVGPAFSGESEAANPIFQEAGIPLITPSATRTSLATKGWKVFHRAVANDDAQGPAAAGYIKNSLKAEKVFVGDDQSAYGAGLADIVKAKLGGLVVASDKTAADGKQTDFSATVQKVVSSGSTAFFYGGYYQNAGLLRKQLTAAGWTGTLVAGDGVNDPGFAKAAGNAAAAGSIVTCPCAPAAKAGGTFVADYKAKWNVDPGTYSDVAFDAANILMQGIGAGNTTPQKLNDYLTGVDYAGIANTYKFTSTGELDPAQIKVWAFKFDANGTAQPDQEAPKI; from the coding sequence ATGTTCACGATCAACTCCGGCCATCGCGCCGGGAAACTCCTTCGAGCGGTCGGCGGCACCGCGGTCGCCGCCCTCTTCATCACCGGCCTGGCCGGGTGCAACTCCGACAGCGGCTCCGACGACGCCGCGGGCGGCGGCAACTGCGGCTTCGAGATCGCGTTCTTCGGCGCGCTCACCGGCTCCGCCGCAGGCCTCGGCGTCAACATCGAACAGGGTGCGGAGCTCGCGGTCGACCAGTACAACACCAAGAACGGCAAGGACTGCGTCACGCTGAAGAAGTTCGACTCGCAGGGCAGCCCCGACGTGGCGCCGGGCCTCGCCCGCCAGCTCGTCACCGACAAGAAGATCCTCGGCATCGTCGGACCGGCCTTCTCCGGCGAGTCCGAGGCGGCGAACCCGATCTTCCAGGAGGCGGGCATCCCGCTCATCACGCCGTCGGCGACCCGGACCTCGCTCGCCACCAAGGGCTGGAAGGTCTTCCACCGCGCGGTCGCCAACGACGACGCGCAGGGCCCCGCGGCCGCCGGCTACATCAAGAACTCGCTCAAGGCCGAGAAGGTCTTCGTCGGCGACGACCAGTCCGCATACGGCGCGGGCCTCGCCGACATCGTCAAGGCCAAGCTCGGCGGGCTCGTGGTCGCCAGCGACAAGACCGCCGCCGACGGCAAGCAGACCGACTTCTCCGCGACGGTCCAGAAGGTCGTCTCCAGCGGCTCGACCGCCTTCTTCTACGGCGGCTACTACCAGAACGCGGGCCTGCTGCGTAAGCAGCTCACGGCGGCCGGCTGGACCGGCACGCTCGTCGCGGGCGACGGCGTCAACGACCCCGGCTTCGCCAAGGCGGCCGGCAACGCGGCGGCCGCCGGCTCGATCGTGACCTGCCCCTGCGCCCCGGCGGCCAAGGCGGGCGGCACGTTCGTCGCCGACTACAAGGCGAAGTGGAACGTCGACCCGGGCACCTACAGCGACGTGGCCTTCGACGCGGCGAACATCCTGATGCAGGGCATCGGCGCCGGCAACACCACGCCGCAGAAGCTCAACGACTACCTGACCGGCGTCGACTACGCGGGCATCGCCAACACCTACAAGTTCACCTCCACCGGCGAGCTGGACCCGGCCCAGATCAAGGTCTGGGCCTTCAAGTTCGACGCCAACGGGACGGCTCAGCCGGACCAAGAGGCTCCGAAGATCTGA
- a CDS encoding SRPBCC domain-containing protein, translating to MNAATTTITQVNEVYIRAGAQAIWDAITQPDWTERYGYACRSDYDLRPGGAFRSDAGPEMQAMGMPEHVVDGEVIEADPPHKLVQTWRFLWSDEIKAEGPKRLTYKITETAPGVCKLTITHELDNAPLTEEMVTGRIPNAGGGWVYVLSDLKSLLETGRPLAGQ from the coding sequence ATGAACGCAGCGACGACCACCATCACCCAGGTGAACGAGGTCTACATCCGGGCCGGCGCCCAGGCGATCTGGGACGCGATCACCCAGCCCGACTGGACCGAGCGCTACGGCTACGCCTGCCGCTCGGACTACGACCTGCGCCCCGGCGGTGCCTTCCGCAGCGATGCGGGCCCGGAGATGCAGGCGATGGGCATGCCGGAGCATGTCGTCGACGGCGAGGTCATCGAGGCCGACCCGCCGCACAAACTCGTGCAGACCTGGCGTTTCCTCTGGAGCGACGAGATCAAGGCTGAGGGGCCTAAGCGGCTGACCTACAAGATCACCGAGACCGCCCCCGGCGTCTGCAAGCTCACGATCACCCACGAGTTGGACAACGCCCCCCTGACGGAGGAGATGGTCACCGGCCGAATCCCCAACGCCGGCGGCGGCTGGGTCTACGTCCTCAGCGACCTGAAGTCCCTCCTCGAAACCGGTAGGCCCCTAGCCGGGCAGTAA